DNA sequence from the Manihot esculenta cultivar AM560-2 chromosome 11, M.esculenta_v8, whole genome shotgun sequence genome:
TTTTTGTAGTGATTAGTCTAAGAAACATTGATAGGATATCATCCCCAACTAGGAAAACTTGTATATCGCAACCATTCTAACGTATAAGCGATTCTATATGAGAAAATTCTAAAAAGAtgataattaattagtattttttaaaaaaaaaaatttatatacaaatatatcaaaattatttatttattatattgtaTAAGCATCCTATATATAATACAGTTGTACtctatagtttttattttactcTAAAAAGGCTAGAAATAACTTTTAtgcttaaaagaaaatattttttaaaagtttaattgcaaATTAAggagaatataaaaaaatcaaaagattttaatatttataataatattttaatatttataataatattttcaaaatttaagaaGATCAAACATATATTTctaacaaaaataatataaggTCATGTATATAAGTTCTATAAAGTTAGAGGGCtaaagataaatatataaaaattgaaaatttataaaacctattggtatatatatatataagttgcAAAGCTTAGGGGCCATAGCCCTTTAAATTGTACATGTAGTTCCGTTCTATGCCTAACAAAATTTATGGAGAATTATGCATTATAAATTAAGATAATTATCAAGcataatgtatttttatttttattatttaataataataatatgaatttaTAGTATGATGTCGTtagatatacatatatatgagaGAATACTGTattatttatctaattttttttaaaaaaaaaataggattTAGTTAACTTTGTTGCACATTTATGGTTTGATGACatgaaaatataattcttaattagttatttttttaatggttgCTGGAGCATTTTGACAATATTGCAcaaaattttacttaaaatgGATGGCCGTTTAACTATCTACTAAATTTATCTGATTAAACCTTCTTATAACAAATATCGATTAACTAATTTACTTGAACTAATTTCATCCGGTAGATAGAATTATTTATATAGTAATTTATCTGTTAAGCtaactaaatataaaatatagcaaaaatAGAAAGTTAGATGTTACAACTCTCTAAGCTATAAATTCCAGAGCGCTTTTGGAGTGGATCATCATTGAGTAGTCCTCAATATCATTCATATTGCATGAAAAATCAAGCAAAAGAATAGATATTGAGGACTACTCAATTAAAGTTGATCAATCACCATGACCAACATCTTAGTATTTTTCTCATATAGTAAGACTCTTCTCATCTTAggctttatttttctattaaatatagaaaaaattcaTTGTGATATTGGCGTCGGTGGGCGTCGTGGCCGTGTTGAAGCTGCCGATGCATCTACTACTAAGGTTTTCGATATTACCACCTATGGTGCTAAGGGAGATGATAAGACTGATTGCACAATGGTGAGTTTCGACTGCATTATACATTATCTAATGACGAAGTTTTTTCTCATAACCAATCTCTAATAATCTATTCAATTATTTAGGCATTTATGAAAGCTTGGAAGGATTCATGCAAGAATGATGGTCCGGCAAAAATTCGTGTGCCTAAAGGGACTTTTATGACAGCGCCCATCACATTTCAAGGGCCTTGCAAAAGTACCAAGCCTATAATCGTTGAAGTTCAAGGAACTGTAAAAGGAACAAATGATTTGAGTAAATATACGGAGGATACTTGGTTTTTGTTTGAAAAGATTAATGGTGTTGTTCTCACCGGTGGAGGAACCTTTGATGGACAAGGATCTTCTGTTTGGAAGAACACTGActgtgagaaaaaaaaagattgtgGTAGACTTCCTACTgtaagtatttaaatatatttaatttttcgatataaaaaatccttaaacaaaattaaaaattactaatttctTGATGTGATGCAGTCTATCAAGTTCCAAGGTGTAACCAATGCCGTTGTTTCCGAGATTACTTCCATCAACAGCAAACATTTTCACTTTCATATCACAGACTGTACTAATTTTAAAGCTAGTAATCTCAATATAGTGGCTTCTGGTGAAAGCCCTAATACTGATGGGATGCATATTAGTGATACTAATGGTGTTGTAGTAACTAATAGCAAAATTGGAACCGGTGATGATTGCATTTCCATTGGACAAGGAGTCACCAATGCTGCCATCTCTAAAATCTTTTGTGGTCCAGGCCACGGCCTTAGGTAGGTTTGTGTATGTATATACACTAATACAATATAGCTGGTGAATTTAACGCttatctaattatttaatttcttgtaTTGCAATAGTATTGGGAGCCTTGGCAAGTATAAAAATGAAGCAGATGTTAAAGATGTTACAATAAGTGATTGTACATTATTCAACACAACAAATGGCCTGAGGATCAAAACTTGGGCTGACTCTCCACCAAGCGCAGCTTCAAGCATTACTTTTAAAGATATTATCATGAAATCAGTTAAGAATCCTATCATCATTGATCAAAAGTATGGTTCTCGCAGCAGTACAAAGGTAATTTATGATTTGATATTAGTCaaattaatatcaatattactcatacattaatttaattaacttaatGTATTTATGGATTTCAATTTTTGCAGCCATCACGTGTGAAAATTTCTAATGTTCATTACAACAATATTAGGGGAACCTCGACCTCAAAAGTTGCAGTCAATTTTTTATGTAGTCCGTCCGTGCCGTGTGAAAAGATTGAATTAGATGATGTTGATTTGACCTATACAGGCATTAAGAAGTCTAAATCACCCATTTCAGCTTCATGTGTAAACGCTAAAGTTACTTTTATTGGAGCACATCCTCCGGGCTGTgaataactttaaaatttattgtagtaattaattattcatttgCATACAAATTTTATCGGCGCTGGAGGTTCCCTCCTACTGGTTGCTCCATGGCTATATAGACAGTAAATGGCATGGCATCTTTCCTTGCTTATATTCTCAGTCGGGACTATGCTTGGCGATGGTAAGGTGTGTATTATGCTTTCGCTTTGATATCTGCCATTTCTGGTTTTCCTTCCTTAAGCCTTGTTTTTCgggtgttgagttgtgtttttaGGTTGTTTGGATGCTTTGATTCTGGCATACAAGCTGTTCTTTCGTTCCTTGTCCTCTGTTCGATGATCGTTGACAATGCTGGTTTGGACGGGATGATTTTGAAAGGCGATGCTGGGATAGGCAGTGCTGTTGTGAGTTGGGCTTGGTTTTCAATGGAAATTTCTTTATTGGACCTTGTAACTAGTTGCCCATTTGGACTTTCAATGTAATCTTGCAtgatcaaaaaataaattttcaatccCCCGTTATAACTATTAAAAGacaataatagaaaattaatagttataaaatacaaaaacaaTTTAACTATTAACCACAAATCAAACAACCTCTCCATGAATACTATCACATGGCAAAAGAAATTTTTAGATATAtgatgatttttatttaaattttctttttttccaaaGATATTACTTCATTGATGAATTAACAAATATAAACCCAACATACAATCAAAAACATCTTgccaaataaaaagaaaattaaagttgAGATTCTCTCCCTAGACTCATATGTAGAGAGGGAGTAAAAAAACTAAGTTTGAATCTCCGTAAAAgtcaatatataaatttcattataaacAATAGCTATAATGATTTCACTGGACATAAAACAAATACGCAAAAcaattttctaattttcatGTAGAACACATTATATCTTATTATTAAACTAATAATTCAATTTGTCAAACATTCATC
Encoded proteins:
- the LOC122724990 gene encoding exopolygalacturonase-like; translation: MKVRQVVNEGRLLVVVEEDSLARGELQRQKIHCDIGVGGRRGRVEAADASTTKVFDITTYGAKGDDKTDCTMAFMKAWKDSCKNDGPAKIRVPKGTFMTAPITFQGPCKSTKPIIVEVQGTVKGTNDLSKYTEDTWFLFEKINGVVLTGGGTFDGQGSSVWKNTDCEKKKDCGRLPTSIKFQGVTNAVVSEITSINSKHFHFHITDCTNFKASNLNIVASGESPNTDGMHISDTNGVVVTNSKIGTGDDCISIGQGVTNAAISKIFCGPGHGLSIGSLGKYKNEADVKDVTISDCTLFNTTNGLRIKTWADSPPSAASSITFKDIIMKSVKNPIIIDQKYGSRSSTKPSRVKISNVHYNNIRGTSTSKVAVNFLCSPSVPCEKIELDDVDLTYTGIKKSKSPISASCVNAKTVNGMASFLAYILSRDYAWRWLFGCFDSGIQAVLSFLVLCSMIVDNAGLDGMILKGDAGIGSAVVSWAWFSMEISLLDLVTSCPFGLSM